The sequence below is a genomic window from Ignavibacteriales bacterium.
GCTGGCAATTATGAAGTGGATTTCAACGCAGCAAACTTAGCAAGCGGCACTTACTTTTATAGAATTCAGGCAAAGGGATTTACTGACACTAAAAAATTGCTCATTGTCAAATAATGCTCAACTAATTCATATTTTTACCCAAAAGCCGTCCGCAAGACGGCTTTTTTTTATACCTCTTTAAATTCCATTTATTCTTCCGATAATCCAACAAAGGAGTTACCGTTTTTAACACATAACTGAATAGTTGTTACCTAACCATCTGTAATAGGGGAGAAAATCAGATGAAGATAAGTCATTGCTTTATGCTCTTTATTATTTTTGTTGCAGTACAAATAAATGTTGCGCAACAAATTAATAAAGTGATCGTTTCCGGTTACGGCGGTCAGCATGATCTTGATGTTAAAAATGCTTTTCATCTCGGCTATTCAAGTTATAACAACTCACAGTTTACAGGCGAAGTCCTTTTATACTCCGGCACATTACAAACAAGCTTCAACTATGCTGCTCTCAATGATTACGATCTAATCATCCGCTCAACGACCGGGCTTGTTACTGGCTTACAGCTTGCGCCATATTATCCGGATATAAAGTTAGTTATGCCTTCAGGAAGTAATTCATTCGTTCAAACATTTTCAGGCGATGTAGTGAATTCTCCCGTTGTCGTTACCGGCGCGGGTGTTACATCAAATGTAACCGGGTATAAACTTGAATTTTTTTCTATCGATCCCATTACAACGGACAATCAATCAAGTTATTCAAACGGATATATTGCGGGGCAGCTGACATTCATTGCTAATATGTTGCATTGCAGTTTCGATTCAGCAAGAATTGTTGCAAGGGAATCGTCCTCTCAAAATGGAGTTTTCAGCACCTATAACGGATTTGGAAAAATACTAACTGAAAATATTTTTACGGGGGAATTGCCAGTCGAATTAGTCTCATTCACCGCAAAAGTTTATGATAACAAAATAATTCTTGATTGGAAGACGAATACCGAAACGAATAATTATGGTTTTGAAATTGAGAGAACCATCAGTGCCGGAACAGGCGCCGGTTGGCAATCTATCGGGTTTGTTGATGGAAACGGCAACAGCAATAGTCCTCACTATTATTCATTCGTCGATATCGATTATCCAAAATCGGATAAACTTATTTACAGGTTAAAACAAATTGATACCGACGGAAAGTATGAATACTCAAATGAAATTGAAGTTGATATAAGTGCTATAAGTATTGATTACGCGCTTTACCAGAATTATCCCAATCCATTTAACCCTTCAACTAAAATTAGTTTTAATCTTGCCAAAGAAGAATTTGTGAATATAAATATTTACTCGGTTCTTGGAGGAAAGATAACTACACTTACAAATCAGTTTTTTGAAGCAGGTAAACATGAAATTGATTTCAATGCTGACGCATTTTCTTCGGGAATCTATTTATATAAGATTGAAGTGGGGGTAAACGGCGAGAAATTTTCGCAGATCAAAAAAATGAATTTGATTAAGTGAATCATAATAGAAACACTCCCAATTCAGCGGCATACTTATATTAATCAGCCAATAGAGTTCTATACGTAAATTAATTCTATGTCCCATCTTTACTTTAAATTTTTTGTTCAGCATTTTTGTAATACAATTTTTCAACAATAAAGAACGATGGTACAAAATGCTCAATTGTATAAAACATATGCCCCGCGTATCGTTCGGTATTGTGCGGATATTTAGTTAGAACTAACCTCTGACTTTCCGCTCAACCGGGCGGATCTAACCCGAAATAATTTTAAGCAAAACAATTTCTTTTTTTGCACAGGTATGCAATGTATGTTCAATTATACGGGATACCGGTGAAGAGGAGATTAAAATGAATTTAGAAAGTTCAAATAATTATTTAAAAATCGTTGTTTCATAGAAAGAATAAAATGTCAACTAATCTGGCAGATACTTATTATTTAAAAGCGCTGGACTATTATCCCTATGACTTAGAGAATGTTATTGAAGCTCTTAACTACGCGATCAGCTATGATGATTCTCATGCCGGAGCAAACTGTCTTTTGGGTAAACTTAACGTGTACCAGTTAGGTAATTACAGTAAAGCAGAAGCTTACTTCGAGAAGGCACTGGCTGGTGATATAAATCATACGGAAACCCATTACTCGTACGCAGATTTATTAATTCAGGTCGGTGAATATCTTAGGGCAAAAAAGCTAATTAAGTATTCATATAAGGTTAAGGGAATTAATGTTTCGAGGTTAAAGTACAACGAAGGATTGATTTCTGAGATTTCCGGCGACTTAGAAAAAGCAAAAAATTACATGACTTTTGCTTTAAGCCGATCATTCAATAAATCAGAGAGGGAATTTTTATCTGAAGCATTAGAAAGAATTAACTCAAAAATTAAAAGTGAGGATGAATCGAAAACTAAATAAACGGGAGGCAAAGTTTGTCTCCCCAATTATACGTCTGATATTAAAATTCAGCATGATGCTCTCGCCGATATGATTTCAGATATGCATTTAATTGTACTGTTAGTAAGCAATAAGAAAAAAAAGACCACCTAATCAGGTGGTCTTTTTCTAAATGAATTAATTAAAAAACTATTTCATTAACATCATCTTACGGACTTCAACAAATTTATCAGTCTTAATCCTGTAGAAATAAGTTCCGCTCGGTAGATTTGCTGCATCAAAGTTCACCTTATAATTACCCTGTTGTGACACTTCGTTTATTAGCTCAGCAATTTTCTGTCCAAGCATGTCGTAAACTTTTATATTTACAAAAGAAGCTTCTGGAATTGAATACTCTATTGTAGTTGTAGGATTAAAAGGATTCGGGTAATTTTGATCTAATGAATATTCGTTTGGTATGGACTGATCGTCTTCTACAGATACAGGTGTTAAACATCCTCCAAC
It includes:
- a CDS encoding T9SS type A sorting domain-containing protein; protein product: MKISHCFMLFIIFVAVQINVAQQINKVIVSGYGGQHDLDVKNAFHLGYSSYNNSQFTGEVLLYSGTLQTSFNYAALNDYDLIIRSTTGLVTGLQLAPYYPDIKLVMPSGSNSFVQTFSGDVVNSPVVVTGAGVTSNVTGYKLEFFSIDPITTDNQSSYSNGYIAGQLTFIANMLHCSFDSARIVARESSSQNGVFSTYNGFGKILTENIFTGELPVELVSFTAKVYDNKIILDWKTNTETNNYGFEIERTISAGTGAGWQSIGFVDGNGNSNSPHYYSFVDIDYPKSDKLIYRLKQIDTDGKYEYSNEIEVDISAISIDYALYQNYPNPFNPSTKISFNLAKEEFVNINIYSVLGGKITTLTNQFFEAGKHEIDFNADAFSSGIYLYKIEVGVNGEKFSQIKKMNLIK